The sequence TAAAGACATACTAATAATGACAAATCTTGATGTGATGCTGATTGATATGTTCCAACTTgatcaaaaaaatatagtattcaaagtatttattattcgacaaagatatcaaatttcaacaagaTGTAACTCAAAAACTATTCGAAAGTTAACTTTCATAAATGTACAAGTGACTACTTTTTAAATGCtatatttctttaaaacaaataatagcaTTATTTTCGGACCACCAGTTATGTACTAACAATATAAATATGGTATTGCAAGAAACTATGGTACATggcttgattttttcaaatgttattcaaCAATTTGAGCAGCTTTTAAAGTGTAAACACAAGTTACTTATATGAAATTCAATCGTTAAGGAAATAAATTCTTGTTATCCAAATGTAAACTCGAATATTGAGTTGATAATGCGAAAAGAAACTTTAGTCACCGAGTTGCAAGAAGCCAAATGTAGGCAAACTTAATTTTCGCTTCAGAGAATTTGATCATTTAGCAAGTAATTCAAATTACACTAATGACCAAAGCatgttttcattttatttattttgatatttacatatattttttaaatcgaataatataattatgcacatatatcaTTGACATCATCAAGAAGATTcgatcattaaataattttcaaaaacaagatgACATTGCTATTCACCGGAGGGAAGTAGTTTTGTTCAACACTTTGTGAAGCTGAATATCGAGATCGTCCGAATGTATTGTAACTATAATTAACTTTACctgcttaaaaatatttaattattttgtatactTTCTCACAATTAATTTTCCAAGTACCAGATAATAATGCTGGTTcaagatgaaaatgaaatagcTAGAGTGACGTTGTTCGAAGAGGTTACTGAAACATTTGTTGATTGCtctatcaaaaaataattgacaCGCATACTaagatgaattaaaatatttatttgaataatattataataatccaATACATATTGCCAATaactacaaattttatattgcaaaaaaaaaagtaatttggaACATTTAACAATACTTGATCAACCAAGAAAATAACATCACAATTCTCTTTTCAAATTAGACAAGTCTGTCTCGACTAAAAATagaataacaacaataattgtAGATGGATTTGAGAAACCACAACTCAAGAGAAATACTGATAAGAAAACAAAGAACTGAAACATCAATGAAATACAAAATGAAGATAAGAAAAAAAAGAACGCAAAAGAAAGGGAAAAACAAGTACAACATGAAGATAAGAAGACAACAAACACTAAGGAAATGACAAAACCACAGAAAAAGAAACAAGATTCATCATGTCAAAGaagaaaccataaaaattcaagataatgaaaaaatagatAATTTCAGTAAAATGATGAGGAAACTTAGACAAAACAGTCACACAGAGATGACccaaaaactgaaaattaaataagaaaaaatttgataatgtttttttatattatgaattttcaatagaaaatggTTCTTTCGATTTCATTCAATATAAGTGTTTTATGTTCACTTACTCTTTACAACGTTTATTCAcaacgtgcaacgcacgtgttaCTTGCTAGTTTAAATAAGAGTCTTATCATAATTGTGAAAATTAGTGAGAAACTAAACCACAATTTTGAAATGATaaatttaaagataaaaataaaaaagaaaaatagatcATGACACcaaattatttgtttctatCAAGCAACTTAATAATACTGTATTGTACAGGTGCCTCACATATTTTTCAAAGTCCCATATAAATTAGTTTTTCTCACCTTTTCTTGTGCGAACTGGTGTTCAATGTtaatttttacattttaaaataaaaatacccaaaaaaacTACTTAATTAAACTTTTTGGCACATCTTGTATggttttattgtaattttacacttaaaaaatatagaaatgaATTGAACTCACAAATTCGAAAATGAATTGAAACAATGCAGTTTCACACAATATTTATACCCTTTTGACGTAATTTGTTTAAGCTCTCACAAGAAAGACACAATGTAATACAATGAGTAATGCATCTTTCCATTTACCAGGTTCATAAAATACGGTAACTCGTTGCTTGAGACAACGTATCAACACAGAAATCCAATAATACTTTTTATCTACCCGTTCGGACGTAACATGGGAGAGGATACCGAATTGTCTGTATTAATAAGGTGCAGAGGGAGGTGATTGCAATGCATCTTTCAGACTTTTCACTGCACTATCGTAGTTCAAGAATCCCATGAACCAGAACTCGTGATTATCGACAGAAATGATCTGGATGTACTTTTCggcttgatttaatttgctAGTTGAAGAATTAATCGCTTTCAGATTATGCAATGGTATAATCACCTGATGTATAAGATAAGAATAAGTGAGAATCTGatagatgaaaaaaaaaagaacaagtgAGATTCTGTGGACTGATTAAACTGATACAGATATATGAAAATCTTCGGAAATTTAAGTGATGGTCAAACATGGTTCTGTAAGATAACCagatatcatgtaaaaatcgaTCTCAATCAATCAAGACATATGATCAATGATAGAACACAATAATTTTGACAAATGTTCAACACTTTTGTACAAAACGAAAGCATGCCACAACAAGAATGAAATTATAGAAACAGCAAGGTTGTACTATTTTTCAGAAATATAGCCACAAATTTATCCTCAGGTTGTCAAACAGAAAAACGGAGACAGGTTCGTACTTTAAAGGTTCAAAGAAAACAAGCAGCATATGTAGATTCAAACTTGAACATTTCAAAGAAAATGGAACCATTTCTTGTCACAAGTCTGTAAACTAATGACATAATTTGACAGTATTTGCATTTCACAATGgtagaattttaaataaaaggcATTTGTTTCATAAAAAGTCACTTTGAATGTTCTCAAAGGAAACAAACAAGAGGTGAAATCCATTAATATGGGATGGAGGCAGTACAATCCAATTCCCTTTTGCATATAGTACAACTGGAGATGCGGTTCTGCGGGTGTCTTATTCCATGGGATTACAAATACATCAATGGACATTCAATGATTATTTTACAGATCCCAGTAAGTCATACCTAGACTCAAATGCCACAAATCGAGAAGCAAAAATCAAAGAGAGAGAAATAGGCATGATAAGATGTTAAgatatataagaaaaaatagaaaaacttTATAAAAGCATTTAGCCAGAAAATGTGATTTCATTAAAGTAGTCCGTAACGTCAGACATGAGAAGGAAATAGAACTCAATACAAATTGATTCATGtgcataaatcatttttaaaaaaaaaatgaaatactgGCCTAAACTACATCATACCTTGTAATAGCTCCAGCATGTCTCTTCAGAAACTTTGTAAGAAAGAGGATTATCGCTACAAAATGCTACTTTTGCTGTTGACAAATACAAGGTTCCCACAACAGGTCCAGCAGAAGTAGACAAGTAGCATCCATAAGACTTCAGAAGTTTTTCCCCCGGAACAATGTCAAATGTTTGCTGAAAAACCTTTTCATATCCACCTTCTGTCAAAACCTTGGTACTCTGTGCTATTCGCGCAACAGCTGCCTCTCCCATGCTTGGGCCCGTTTTCACTGATTCAATTACATTAAATCTAGATCATTATCAGAAACCATTTTCCAAGAATACCAAATTTGTAAGCTAAACATTTCACTTCGGGCCGAAGTGCTATTGTCGATAAATAAAGAGTGCTTTCAGAAAATTTGTTAAGAGATGTAAGTCCTATGATTGGGGAGATTTTTAATTCTTTGCATATCTGTAAATTAGGAGATACCATGATATATAATTGAGCAAGTGGCAGATTAAAGAAAACTGAGGGATCGTCCTAACTCCTAAATGACATACAAGGTAGCGTTGAAGTTAGGATCATCCAAAATGATCATCCTTTGCATATCTGTAAGTTAGGATCATTCCTTGCATATCTGTAAATTAGCAGTTAGGAATTAGGATCATcctaaatgatatataatattttgcttCAACGCTACCTTCTTCAAGTATAAGCTTAAACTTTTGTCATGTCCAAAACATTATAGCCCTGACAACATTAAATGGTGGAGATAATGGCAAAAACATGCACAATTGTATGGATATCGCCAATCCAAAAAAATGCTTCTTTTTCCAGCCTCCGCTAAATCCCTGTCATGTTACCCCCGAAAAGATGGAATCAAACCAAAGAAATGAAACGAAAACAAACTCACAGTGCTGCCACATGTTTCCAGCCAAATCCTCAGCCTTCTTAGTGGCCTCTGCAGCCATCTTTCCCCATTTACCTAAAACATCCTTCACCTTCTCCAcgttttctaaaataaaatcacCAAAATTCCAACTAAACAACATAAGAAACTAAAAAAAAGGAGCATTAATTGGAAAATTACTCAATTAACTAATTATCGTAGATAAAAATGAGGTCAAGAGGacgaggaaaaaagaaaaatactcTTTGGTGCAGGAGCTGAAGAGATGTAGGGATTGGATTCCGGCGGCATGGAGGTAGCATATCCTCCAGGGATCTGCGAAGAAGGGGACCTCGGAGTTTCATTAGCAACGGATCCCGACGGATTGGCGCTCCATGTATTGGGGACAGGAGCGGCGTCGCCTGGCTCGAATTTTGGATAGGGAGCGTAATCAACATGCTGGCCACCGCCGGCTGCGGCGGCGCCGGCTGGTTGTGATTTGGATTCTTTGCTTTGATCAGAAGGATTCATGTCAGGCAGGCAGATTGTCTTGGCTTCGCGATTGGAAAGGTGTCATATTTTTATGGTAGTGGGGCCCACTCCcgtaatatttattatttattaatattaatttacgAGAGGATTTTCAATAGATGGGTccaagaaaaaatttaaaaagataaaacaatattttaatgtttaaatattttttaaagaaatatttaaatcattaatataatggaaaaatttaaaataacaatagtaatgcaagaaaaatattttaaaaaagtaaaatgatttgattaaaaataactatcttgtatatatattgtattcttaggcatagtttggtatacatgataggataaacatgtgatatataatataaggataagttaaggataaataagatgtatgatattatatttaatgtttggtatgatttgaataagagtgattaaatttatatattaaattgtaatgacaaaattaaccttatcataataaattttatgattttaaaattgttccttgagttcatatttcttatatatTCATGTGCCGACAAtgtttgcatgatttatttatttttacctaatttttatatattatataaatatgataattgagccattgattttgtgagtcaagtcaaatatcaatttttaaggttaatcgagtgatactaataattttattgagatttataaaaatcatttatataattatctcgagttaatttatataattatattatataatatataaaaataaataaaaatatttgatagggtttaggatttttatatattaggggcaattaagtcatttgtggtatttttatcattaaattaaaattatcacatctcatacaagggatattttatccttgtataaaattatttatcacgggCCCATTATATTATCATGAGTTTTCTAAAAAGGTACCAAACATGGGATaaggaggattatttatcaatctctcTCTTATCCAGTGCACCAAACTATACCTTAGGCattaaattgaaataaaaataataattttattttctaaagaaTATTacacaataataattaaaatattcagATTCTGTGAGTTAAAACAtagtaatatattaatttttaaaaaattattaaatatttataatatttagaaaaaatatgaaattattttttaaaaaagcaatATCTTAGTCacttatcaattaattaaaataataataaaaaaccaGATTAGTCTTAGAtataaatcaaaaggtttgtaCCATAAGTTTAGAAAATCAATTAATATTTACATGTGTTAGGATCGAAGATATGTTTAGAAGATAAATAAAACTTTACAATTTTCtctaaaatattaacaaataatGCGATCAGTCTTGATAAAGTTGGTTATACAAAACTTGATTTTCTCAACACTTACAAATGGTGAAACCACGAATAGAATGCAAAATGGTATGATGGTTCCTATGAAGCTTTTATGGTCAAATATACCAAGACAACAAGATAAATAAGTGTAATAACTGAAATGACACGAGATATACTGAAGTTCGAAGGCAATATTCTTCTGCGTCTCATCTTCTTCCACTTAGAAAAGAATTCACTATaagactttggttttacaaCTTTTTGTAACAACATGCTTAAAACTTAGGACTTATCTACTGTCTAAGTTGAAACTCCTAGTTAACTTTCACCAAAGGTTGAGACACAAGTCTCACAACCAATACAACACAATTATATAGAAAAAATGAGTTCTCAAATTCAAACTATCGAGCAACTCTTCAAACAGTGTTGAAAGAAACAGTTCAGTAGCTGACAAAAGACTTAGATGATCATTGATTTTCTGATATATGTTCTTGAAGCGAGAGCT comes from Primulina huaijiensis isolate GDHJ02 chromosome 2, ASM1229523v2, whole genome shotgun sequence and encodes:
- the LOC140965649 gene encoding GEM-like protein 1 — protein: MNPSDQSKESKSQPAGAAAAGGGQHVDYAPYPKFEPGDAAPVPNTWSANPSGSVANETPRSPSSQIPGGYATSMPPESNPYISSAPAPKKNVEKVKDVLGKWGKMAAEATKKAEDLAGNMWQHLKTGPSMGEAAVARIAQSTKVLTEGGYEKVFQQTFDIVPGEKLLKSYGCYLSTSAGPVVGTLYLSTAKVAFCSDNPLSYKVSEETCWSYYKVIIPLHNLKAINSSTSKLNQAEKYIQIISVDNHEFWFMGFLNYDSAVKSLKDALQSPPSAPY